One window of Trichoderma breve strain T069 chromosome 3, whole genome shotgun sequence genomic DNA carries:
- a CDS encoding AAA domain-containing protein codes for MADKKALIVALSGCSSSGKTTLARLLRDIFPSTFILHEDDFYRPETELPMKEGLLDWDCPESIDIPAMADALSYIRQHAAFPPTLDSYQDKNSVGQCPVPDTTISALKSKVTSHLSATNHPLTTSALHLCFLDGFLLYPPSMAAIQPHLDVKVFLRASYEQAKARREARDGYVTLEGFWADPPGYVDKIVWPNYVAEHSWMFEDGDVEGKYKADVLERETIRVPDGGPLDGDMDTILAWLVDLILEELDKHA; via the exons ATGGCAGACAAAAAGGCCCTCATCGTGGCCCTCTCcggctgctcctccagcggCAAGACCACCCTCGCACGCCTCCTCCGCGACATCTTCCCCAGCACTTTCATCCTGCACGAAGATGACTTTTACCGGCCCGAGACTGA ACTCCCCATGAAAGAAGGCCTGCTGGACTGGGACTGTCCCGAATCCATCGACATCcccgccatggccgacgCCCTCTCATATATCCGCCAACACGCCGCTTTTCCC CCAACCCTCGACTCCTACCAAGACAAAAACTCCGTCGGCCAATGCCCCGTCCCAGACACCACAATCTCCGCCCTCAAATCAAAAGTAACCTCCCACCTCTCCGCCACCAACCACCCCCTAACCACATCcgccctccatctctgcttcttggacGGCTTCCTTCTCTACCCTCCCTCCATGGCCGCCATCCAGCCCCATCTCGACGTCAAAGTCTTCCTGCGGGCTTCTTACGAGCAGGCTAAAGCCCGTCGTGAAGCTAGAGACGGATACGTCACCCTCGAGGGCTTCTGGGCTGATCCCCCGGGCTACGTCGACAAGATTGTCTGGCCGAATTACGTGGCTGAGCATTCTTGGATGTTTGAGGATGGGGATGTGGAGGGAAAGTATAAGGCTGATGTGCTTGAGCGAGAGACAATCAGGGTGCCGGATGGAGGGCCCTTGGATGGCGACATGGACACGATTTTGGCATGGTTGGTAGATCTAATACTGGAAGAGTTGGACAAGCACGCTTAG
- a CDS encoding peptidyl-tRNA hydrolase PTH2 domain-containing protein, which produces MASHEQAQQTGVILTTALASLITGYMFGMYTARGYLISPALAEERRRYLNDPVESEESDVDEDDTLLDHAPNWANGFDADRRQGLKLEDMGIAEKKNMMLESSEECKLVLVVRTDLGMTKGKIAAQCSHATLACYKALARADPASAERKVLARWERFGQAKIAVQIKGQAEMLELRGKARAMGLTAEVIQDAGRTQIEAGSMTVLGVGPGPKSLVDKVTGDLKLL; this is translated from the exons atggcttccCATGAACAGGCCCAGCAGACGGGCGTCATCCTCACCACTGCCCTTGCCAGCCTCATCACCGGCTACATGTTTGGCATGTACACCGCAAGAGGGTACCTCATCTCGCCCGCCCTGGCGGAGGAGCGCCGAAGATACCTCAACGACCCGGTCGAGAGCGAGGAGAGCGACgtggacgaggacgacaCACTGCTGGACCATGCGCCGAACTGGGCCAATGGTTTCGATGCAGATCGGAGACAGGGTCTTAAACTCGAGGATATGGGCattgcagagaagaagaacatgatGTTGGAGAGTAGCGAGGAGTGTAAGCTGGTGCTGGTTGTGCGGACGGATCTGGGCATGACAAAGG GCAAAATCGCTGCTCAATGCTCACACGCTACACTTGCCTGCTACAAGGCCCTCGCCCGTGCCGACCCGGCCTCTGCCGAACGCAAGGTGCTCGCTCGATGGGAACGGTTCGGTCAGGCCAAGATTGCTGTACAGATCAAGGGCCaggctgagatgctggaaTTGCGAGGCAAGGCTCGTGCCATGGGACTCACGGCTGAGGTCATCCAGGATGCTGGGCGGACGCAGATTGAGGCGGGCAGCATGACGGTTCTGGGCGTTGGTCCGGGGCCAAAGAGCTTGGTGGACAAGGTGACGGGAGATCTTAAGCTGTTGTGA
- a CDS encoding oxidoreductase family, NAD-binding rossmann fold domain-containing protein, which produces MAPVKVGIIGLGATGPALGPGAWAVAAHLASFVPSPHYEIVAVCNSSVESAQRSIDFHKLPSSVKAYGNPEDIANDPNVDLVVVSIIVTNHHKVAKPAVLAKKQVFVEWPLGANTAEAEELTKLAKEANLKTIVGSQFRIDPALIKFKELIDSGAIGKVTSTQAQYSPFFGSPGTWMADAAYYLDFKSGGNEFHIAFGHFFDSFLYVLGDFSTIKATFSQQYPIMKLVNTKTGEIVDPAFPKTAPDHMFVQGVLESGAIASVNYNRPGELVGKTLRWTISGTEGEIELTVNGALQMGHSEREIRIKTGEDKEARVVDWQVSMPAHVEGVQFPGQNTARLFEAYAHGDKSVPDFEDGLRLHRLLDRIAKDAGYA; this is translated from the exons ATGGCTCCTGTTAAGGTTggcatcatcggcctcgGCGCCACTGGTCCTGCTCTTGGCCCTGGAGCTTGGGCTGTGGCCGCTCATCTGGCTTCCTTCGTCCCTTCTCCTCACTATGAGATTGTTGCTGTCTGCAACTCCTCTGTCGAGTCTGCTCAAAGATCCATCGACTTCCATAAGCTACCTTCTTCCGTCAAGGCATACGGCAATCCCGAAGATATTGCCAACGATCCTAACGTCGACCTGGTGGTTgtctccatcatcgtcactaACCACCACAAAGTGGCCAAGCCTGCTGtcctggccaagaagcaggtCTTTGTAGAGTGGCCTCTTGGAGCTAACACGGCAGAAGCCGAGGAGCTGaccaagctggccaaggaggcaAACCTTAAAACAATTGTTGGCTCGCAGTTTCGCATCGACCCTGCGCtgatcaagttcaaggagcTCATCGACAGTGGAGCTATTGGCAAGGTGACGAGCACACAGGCTCAGTACTCGCCTTTCTTTGGATCTCCGGGTACTTGGATGGCAGATGCCGCTTACTACTTGGACTTTAAAAGCGGTGGCAACGAGTTTCACATTGCATTTGGCCACT TCTTTGACAGCTTCCTTTACGTGTTGGGTGACTTTTCTACGATCAAGGCGACATTCTCCCAGCAGTATCCCATCATGAAACTCGTCAACACAAAGACTGGCGAGATTGTTGACCCAGCCTTCCCCAAGACGGCCCCAGACCACATGTTCGTCCAGGGCGTCCTCGAGAGCGGCGCCATCGCCAGCGTCAACTATAACCGCCCAGGCGAGCTCGTCGGCAAGACCCTGCGGTGGACCATCTCTGGCACCGAGGGCGAGATTGAGCTCACTGTCAACGGCGCGCTGCAGATGGGCCACTCGGAGCGGGAAATTCGTATCAAGACGGGTGAGGACAAGGAGGCGAGGGTTGTTGATTGGCAAGTGAGCATGCCGGCGCATGTTGAGGGCGTGCAGTTTCCGGGACAGAACACGGCTCGTTTGTTTGAGGCTTATGCTCATGGCGATAAGAGTGTTCCCGATTTTGAGGATGGTTTGAGACTGCATAGGCTTTTGGATAGAATTGCAAAGGATGCGGGCTATGCTTGA
- a CDS encoding NACHT domain-containing protein, producing MNSIEPSSRNIANNSFGDNVTIYQGNIQNPVADQTDQCLKDLRLTDPRDDKRRIQQTKGGLLKESSNWVFQNNTFNRWRYDDKNTLLWIKGDPGKGKTMLLSAIIDELTPSTKLAKPIDRANKKFLSYFFCQGTDSRINNATVVLRGLIYLIIIQEPSLISYVLERYNHAGKDLFLDANAWVALSEILQNILRDQKVRDIVFVVDALDECETDSDKLLDLITRYTSLPHVRWLVSSRNILNIQQKLQPYVSQGILSLELKRNAETVSNAVEIYIEHRISCLHSIKHNQGQRDELRDILRQKANGTFLWVSLVVKELEDVQSWEVMEVVKEMPTDLTAVYRRMASQIRQQRRGNAKFCWKIISTIFTAYYPLSLGELGVLSGIVYFIHQSAKDFLSTEMFQSDAARRHADIYDQSTAAISTLPQNIYSVPDFGFRSEYAPIPEPNPLASMRYSCFYWADHFCDAYGTNPESGLALREKLWLFLKDHVLRWLESIALLGGLADGVRSIQKMLRELQFDTESQLSKFLRSTERFIINNGPLVTRAPLQVYGSALVFSQASSDMKKQQWRERLPLIEDIKGVIETNTAHLQTLEGHASSVTAVCFSRDGKAIASCCRETVRVWDAATGAIQQTLTALDHDILAVSFSSDDSKTIASGHTGATVNLWDVETGAHFRTFTTSRPRLPINAIAFQLDDHDHRICAIAFSPDGRIIAGGSSREVVELWDTSKGALQKKISVPSWNWDFDGGTLAVGSCEISLWDVATGQRIRQGTVLGTRCTAIAFSPNGEELASSFDELGINLQSLVTGKVERRFWEHKDEVVAITFLPEGKRFAAVYNLGPIRVWDAATGVCLQEFSFHDDFPWSAFADPSLRFRCTSIKYLADGPFLCLNHRYVINLPLGNAESSKHDLLLIDEEWITKGGKPLLWLPREYRSNAVAIQGNMVAMGHKSGITFLRLNLSALKEL from the exons ATGAATTCAATAGAGCCAAGCTCTCGCAATATTGCCAACAACAGCTTTGGAGACAACGTCACCATTTATCAAGGCAATATACAAAATCCGGTAGCGGACCAAACAGACCAGTGCCTGAAAGATCTGAGGCTGACCGATCCCCGCGACGACAAAAGACGTATCCAGCAGACAAAAGGTGGACTTCTAAAAGAGTCATCTAATTGGGTTTTCCAGAATAATACATTCAACCGGTGGCGCTATGATGATAAAAATACATTACTTTGGATCAAAGGCGACCCTGGGAAGGGCAAGACGATGCTTCTAAGTGCCATTATCGACGAGCTGACGCCAAGCACGAAACTGGCGAAGCCAATAGATAGGGCGAATAAGAAATTTCTGTCCTATTTCTTCTGCCAGGGCACCGATTCGCGCATCAACAACGCGACTGTTGTGTTGCGTGGCCTTATTtacctcatcatcatccaagagcCCTCGTTGATATCGTACGTTCTGGAGAGGTACAACCATGCAGGTAAAGACCTCTTTCTTGATGCAAATGCCTGGGTAGCCTTGTCGGAAATACTTCAAAATATTCTACGAGACCAAAAAGTGAGAGATATTGTGTTTGTCGTCGACGCATTAGACGAATGCGAGACGGACTCAGATAAGCTGTTGGATTTAATTACCCGCTATACATCGTTGCCTCACGTTAGATGGCTTGTATCCAGTCGAAACATACTTAATATCCAACAAAAGCTTCAGCCGTATGTGTCTCAAGGAATCCTGAGCCTCGAGTTGAAAAGAAACGCAGAAACGGTGTCTAATGCTGTGGAAATATATATCGAGCACAGAATTTCATGTCTGCATTCGATAAAGCATAATCAGGGCCAAAGAGATGAGCTCAGAGATATTTTGAGGCAAAAAGCCAACGGAACATTCTTATGGGTGTCTCTCGTGGTgaaagagcttgaagatgttcAAAGCTGGGAGGTGATGGAGGTAGTTAAGGAGATGCCGACAGACCTGACAGCAGTCTATAGGCGAATGGCCAGTCAGATTCGGCAGCAACGACGAGGAAACGCAAAATTCTGCTGGAAGATAATCTCGACAATATTTACGGCATATTATCCCCTCAGCTTAGGCGAACTAGGAGTCCTCTCTG GGATCGTATATTTCATTCATCAGTCGGCAAAAGACTTTTTATCAACAGAGATGTTCCAGTCTGATGCAGCCCGAAGACATGCGGACATCTATGATCAGTCAACCGCAGCCATCTCGACACTACCACAAAATATATATAGCGTCCCAGATTTTGGATTTAGATCGGAATACGCACCGATACCTGAACCGAACCCATTGGCTTCGATGAGATACTCTTGTTTCTACTGGGCGGACCATTTTTGCGACGCATATGGTACAAACCCTGAAAGTGGACTAGCACTCAGAGAAAAGTTGTGGCTATTCTTGAAAGATCACGTACTCCGCTGGTTAGAGAGTATAGCTCTACTGGGTGGACTTGCAGATGGCGTACGTTCCATACAAAAGATGTTGCGAGAG TTACAGTTTGACACAGAATCTCAGCTCTCGAAGTTCCTACGCAGCACAGAAAggtttataattaataacGGTCCGCTTGTTACTCGCGCCCCCTTGCAGGTATATGGCTCGGCACTGGTGTTCAGTCAGGCATCAAGTGACATGAAAAAACAGCAATGGAGAGAACGTCTGCCTCTTATTGAGGATATAAAAGGAGTTATCGAAACCAATACTGCTCACTTACAAACGCTTGAGGGCCATGCTTCTTCAGTTACAGCCGTCTGTTTTTCTCGGGATGGCAAGGCGATAGCGTCATGCTGTAGAGAgacagtacgagtatgggATGCAGCAACCGGTGCGATCCAACAGACCCTTACAGCTCTTGACCATGATATCCTCGCGGTTTCATTCTCTTCTGATG ATTCCAAGACGATAGCATCAGGTCACACAGGCGCAACAGTGAACCTATGGGATGTGGAAACTGGTGCTCACTTTCGAACGTTCACGACCTCGCGTCCGCGTCTACCGATAAATGCCATTGCTTTCCAACTGGATG ATCATGACCACAGGATATGCGCAATTGCATTCTCGCCAGATGGTAGGATAATAGCAGGGGGATCAA GTCGGGAAGTAGTAGAGCTATGGGATACGTCAAAAGGGGctctccagaagaagatttctGTACCCTCATGGAATTGGGATTTCG ATGGCGGGACGCTAGCGGTAGGAAGCTGCGAAATATCCCTATGGGATGTAGCAACGGGCCAACGAATCCGTCAAGGGACTGTTTTGGGAACTCGTTGCACAGCGATCGCATTCTCGCCCAATGGAGAGGAATTAGCATCGAGTTTTGATGAACTTGGAATAAATCTACAAAGCTTGGTAACAGGAAAGGTTGAGAGGAGATTCTGGGAGCACAAGGACGAGGTTGTGGCCATCACGTTCTTGCCGGAAGGCAAAAGATTCGCGGCAGTGTACAATTTGGGCCCCATTCGAGTTTGGGATGCAGCGACAGGCGTGTGTTTACAAGAGTTCTCGTTCCACGACGACTTTCCGTGGAGTGCTTTTGCAGACCCTTCGTTGAGGTTTCGATGCACCTCTATCAAGTATTTAGCTGATGGACCATTCCTTTGCCTAAACCATCGATACGTCATAAATCTTCCTCTGGGAAATGCAGAATCTTCGAAACACGATTTATTACTGATTGATGAAGAGTGGATAACCAAAGGTGGAAAACCTCTTCTATGGCTTCCCAGAGAATACAGGTCAAATGCCGTGGCCATACAAGGTAATATGGTGGCAATGGGGCACAAATCAGGTATAACATTCCTGCGTCTTAATTTGTCAGCGCTGAAAGAACTCTAA
- a CDS encoding EGF-like domain-containing protein, with protein sequence MARLLYLLVGLFVGLSHQTCSTDEDCSLNGVCAKGGVCQCDPAWTGTDCGVLDIRPAKRNGGYNLTPEGTSSWCSKIIQDPKESDLYHLFASEFTHGCGLDYWAPYSRIIRAESRTGPAGPYKFAAEVVGTFAHNPTVVYSPADKEWLLYYIGCPTNVTDTCQSKSFTCGPGNDVNGESGVSVLSSKDLRKWTFKGQVMQGDNTSDWDADLTNPTAFPLYSSSCGRAESTVDGGHCPGHTAAMLLVYRGCPINCGGSELINVAFSESGYEGPYKKIESQPIFDDANEDPFVWRDKRGNFHMLLHSLEPAGGFGWGPQVGRHAYARNYTGPWTFGNRTLAFSTYVQYDDGYVTQFNRRERPELYFSNDGQMTPLLLSTGVQEQNSGQSYSLVVPLGDAGVKAQGQS encoded by the coding sequence ATGGCCCGACTTTTGTATCTTCTAGTCGGCCTATTCGTTGGCTTGTCCCACCAGACATGCTCAACCGATGAAGACTGCAGCCTTAACGGCGTTTGTGCCAAAGGTGGCGTCTGTCAGTGTGATCCCGCGTGGACTGGCACCGACTGTGGCGTGCTCGACATCCGTCCAGCTAAGCGGAACGGTGGCTATAATCTGACTCCGGAGGGAACGTCCTCCTGGTGTTCCAAGATTATTCAGGACCCGAAGGAGAGTGATTTGTATCATCTCTTCGCATCTGAGTTCACTCACGGATGTGGCCTTGACTACTGGGCTCCCTACAGCCGCATCATTCGGGCTGAATCTCGCACAGGTCCCGCTGGCCCTTACAAATTTGCCGCTGAAGTTGTGGGCACCTTTGCCCACAACCCAACTGTCGTCTACAGCCCCGCGGATAAAGAATGGCTTCTCTACTATATCGGATGCCCTACAAACGTGACAGACACATGCCAATCGAAGAGTTTCACCTGCGGACCAGGAAACGATGTCAATGGAGAGAGCGGAGTTTCTGTCCTGAGCAGCAAAGATCTCCGCAAGTGGACTTTCAAGGGACAAGTCATGCAGGGCGATAACACGAGTGACTGGGATGCCGATTTGACAAACCCTACCGCATTCCCTCTGTACTCCAGCTCTTGCGGACGCGCAGAGTCAACCGTTGATGGTGGACATTGTCCTGGCCACACTGCCGCTATGCTGTTGGTCTACCGTGGTTGCCCAATCAACTGCGGTGGTTCCGAGCTGATCAACGTGGCCTTCTCAGAGTCTGGCTATGAGGGCCCAtacaagaagattgagtCACAGCCAatctttgatgatgccaacgAGGATCCGTTTGTCTGGCGCGACAAGCGAGGCAATTTCCACATGCTTTTGCATTCTCTCGAGCCTGCTGGTGGATTTGGCTGGGGACCTCAAGTTGGCCGTCATGCTTATGCGAGGAACTACACAGGACCATGGACATTCGGCAACCGAACACTTGCATTCAGCACGTATGTCCAGTACGATGATGGATATGTTACTCAATTCAACCGCAGAGAGAGGCCGGAATTGTATTTCTCGAATGATGGGCAAATGACACCTCTTTTACTGTCAACCGGTGTGCAAGAACAGAATAGCGGTCAAAGTTACAGTCTCGTTGTCCCTCTTGGAGACGCCGGAGTGAAGGCTCAGGGCCAATCTTGA